DNA sequence from the Tenacibaculum mesophilum genome:
TGATCACAATTAAAATCTACTCTAAAATCTCTACAACTTACCATATTATACCCTCCTTCTTTATTTGGGATTTGAACTGGAATAATTCCATAATAGTTTAAATAGATTTCATTTCCTTGTAGTTGTAAACCAGTGGTATTTTCAATTGGCTTCAAAGGGTTATCTGGTAAGTATGCTAAAACCGTTACAGTAAAAGGGTTACTTGTACTACCTTCAAGACCTGACATGTTAACTAAAGGTCCTTTTGGTACATTATCAACACTAATATTAGTGTCAAATTTTCTAAAGTCTTTTAATGTTAATGTAACTCCGTTAACGTTTACTGGGTTTCCCATGTTTTTATAATTTTAATTTGGTTATTGGCTAAATTTACAATTATAAAAAGAAAAGAAAAAATAGTTTGTTAATAATTTATAGAGGAGTATCTAGATAAATACTCCTCTATAAAACTCCTAGTTCTTCCGCTAGCAAAGCAAATATTATTAATAGTTTTCGAAAGCCTTTATTAACACGATAAAGCCGTTATATTAATACCATGTAACTAAAAAAGGGAGAAACCGAAGCTTCTCCCTTTATTTTAAATCTTGAACTGTAATGTTACATACCAGTTTCTAGGAGATGATGGTATAATACCTGGTCCAGGATATCCTGTTGCCCTACGTGTAAAGTATTTTTCGTCTAACAGGTTGTTAACTCCTGTTTCTAGCTTCCATTTTTTATACGAATATGAAAAAGAAGCATCTACAATTGTATATGCTGGTATAGGACCTATTGTTCCGTAACTAGGATGTGTGCTATCTACTGTTGCATGTGTAGCATCTGTTTGTTGCTCAGACAAATGCGTTAACTGTAAGCTACTTAAAAAGTTTTTATATCCAAACTTCACTCCTGTTTTTAAGTTTAGGTTCGGTATAAACTCTACTTGATTTCCTATTACTGATTTTTCTAATGAATCTGTATATTCTGATTGTGTTAACGCTAGGTTTACATAGGTATTTAGCACGTAGTTTGATGGCAACTTAAATACATTTGCCAAACTAACATCTGTAAAACCTTCAAAACCATAAATAAAAGCGTCTCCTACATTAGTTCTTAACCTGTCTCCTGCATCGGGTCCGCTACTTACCCAAAAAATTCCGATTCTTTTGTTGTAAAATAGTCCAAATCCGCTTAGGTCGTAGGTTACTATGTTTTTAATTTTTCCTCTTATTCCAATATCTGCTGTGCCTCCTTCTTCATCATCTATGTTTTCATCTACTTTAAAAGTAGGACTTACCGTACGGATGTCATTAAAGGTTACTGAACGGTAGTTTTGAGAAGCATTTGCATAAATTTCTAACTTTGTCGAGGGTTTATAACTTGCTCCAATACCAAATAAAGCAAAGCTTCTTTCTTTTGTTCTATCGTCTCTAAACGTATTAATTCCGTTAGGTAACGGCACTCCGTTTTGTAGATCTTCATTATTCCACAATACTGTTTTATAATCTCCGTTACTTCCTGTTTTTATGTATTCTAATCTAAATCCAGGAGTTATTGAAAATTTATCTGATAGTTTAAAAATATGTTCTCCAAATAATGCTACGTTCGTATTGGGGAATTTAAAATTAGATGAGGCATAGGCATCTACATCTGCAAATGTAAAGTTTGCATCTACACCATTAGATCCTGCTCCTTGTTCTTCTGAATTATTTGCTTTGTAATATTTTACACCCAATAAGTAAGTATTCTTTTGCCCTCTAAAATCATAGTTTGATAAAAAGCGAATTTCTGTTCCCCAGTTTTTATATTGTCCGTTAATTAAATCTCTCGTAGCATAATTTCCATCTGCAAAAGGTTCATCTACATACGTTATAGGACTTACATTACTTGATTTATAATTTCCTCTAAACCCTATGGCTTTTCTCGAAGCATTTAACCCAAATAAGTTAACACTTAGGCGCGTGTCTTCTGTAAAATTATGGTCTAGTTTTACCGTCCACAAATTCCAGTTTACACGAAACCAGTTTCTTGATCTGTTACTTTGAAAAGGATCTTCATTAAACATTTTATCATTTAACCCTCCTGCTTGTTTAGCTAAATAATTTAAATATGTTGCCTCTACTGTTAAAGTTGTTTTTTCTGATAGTTTATGATCTACATGACCATAAATATTTATTGAATTAAATTCTGAATTTGGTCTAAAACCATCTCCTCGTTTATAATTTATGTAACCGTAATAACCTGTTTTATCAACTGTACCTCCAACACTGTTAAAAGAATTGAAAAGACCGAAAGATCCTGTAGATTGTCTTGTTATGAACTCAAATTCTTTACTCTTATTAGGTTCATTAAATTTAAAATTTAATAAGCCTCCAAATTGTGTTCCGTATTGTAATGATGCAGCTCCTCTAACAATTTGTATTTCTTGCAAGGCCTCTGCTGGGGGTGTATAATAGCTTTCTGGATATCCTAATACATCTGCACTAATGTCGTAACCGTTTTGTCGTGTATTAAAGTTTGATGTTCTGTTAGGATCCAAGCCTCTACCTCCAATATTTAACTGTAATCCTGCATCGTCATTTTCGTAAATATTGAGTCCAACTACTTGACTGTATATTTGGCGTGCGTTATTAGCTGCTTTGTTTCCTACTGTTTGGTCTAATAAAACTACCTCTGTTTTTTTTCCTTCGTAAATGGCAGTTCCTTCTACTGCTTTTAATCTTTTTAAACTAAATACTTTTCTTAGTCTTTGATTGATAATTACTTCTGATAATTCTTCATCTAACTTTAAAAGTGTTATGTTTTCTACAATATTTTTATTTGTAATAGTTAGTGCATGTTCTTTTATTTCGAAATTGTAAGAAAAGAATACCAATGAATAGTTTCCTGATTGCAATGGTTGGGTTTTATAATTTCCTTGAGCATCTGATATTGCTAACTTTCCGCCTGAAGCATCAAAAACTTCAACATTATTAATAGGGTTTCCTTTTTCATCAATTATTTTTCCTGAAATGGTATATTGTGCTACTACTGTTTGCACAGCTAAAAATAAGGTAAAAATAATGCTACAGGCCTTTAATTTTGATTTCATGATTAAATGGTATAATCCAATTTTTATGTTTAAAACTTTCTTTTTGTTGATATAAATCTACTTTTGGATCTATAAATTGTGTGCTAAGTCGACCGTTTAATGTTACATAACTATCTACATACACTTTAGGGTTTTTCATTCCTTTTTTCTTGTAGGTGTCTCCTAAAAAATGAGCAAATTCAAGTATAAAATCTGATTGAAAACTCATTTGTTTTTCTTGTAATGTTGTTAAATAATCGCTATTATCAATATATACTTGCTTTTTTGTTTCTTCATCAATTATTTTAAACTCTGCATAGCCTGCTTTTTCTGTTAACATGACACGCCAAGAAAAACGGTATCCTTCTTCAGTCCAAAATAACTCTCCGGGGTACAACAAATACCTAAAAGGAATAATTATTTGCAGTACAAAAAATAGTATTAAAAATTTTCTTGTTAATGTTAGTTTTTGAGTAGTTACTAAGGTTTTTCCTTGATCGAAATAATCCTTAGAAATTCTAAATATGGCTGCTATGGTATTTAGTATTTTATGATGTAGCTTTGGATTGAAAAATATAATGGTTGAGACAATCATTATATAAGGAAACATTCCTATTGAAAATAATATTCTTGTAAATACATGAAATATAATTACTGCAATAAACGCTATTGTGCGTGTTCGTTTATTTAATAATAAGAAAGGTATTGTTAAATCGTATATAGCTCCTGCCCAACTCATAGCAAAGTGAAACCATGTTTTAACCATTAAAAAACCTACTAACGGTAAATTGTTTTGTACAGGTAACCATATATTTAATGGTGATGCTCTAAACAACCAATCAGAATTTAGTTTTGCTAATCCTGCATAAAAATATACAATACCTAATAGTAACTTTATAGCATCTATAGTCCAATTAGGTATTTTTTGATAGGCTATTTTCTCGTTTTGTTTTGCATCTACAGAAAAATAAGCATTTGCTGGTAAAAAAATTAGAATAAATGCTACTAAACTTACAAAGTAATAATGGTTTAAATAATAGCTTTTATCCATTAATTCTATGTAGGTAAAGCTTAAAAAAAAAGTAATTGCTGCTGCTCTATACTTATAACCTAACATTATAAATAGTGCAGCTATTGCACAAATTAAAAATAATAAATAAGTGTAGTTACCAAATGGTTTTATATACTCGAATCCGTAGTATGAAAAGAAAAATTTTGGTTTTATATACTGTTCTTCTATCCATCCGTTTAACCAAAAACGTAGTATGCTACAAAACATCATAAAACCAAAAAAAATACGAAATACTGCAAGTGGAGCAGCTTCCGTATTTTTTTTGAAATATTTTTGTAATGTATTAATCATTATCAGCGTCGCTCGAAGTATTTTTAATACTCATAGCACTCATCATATCTGGTTTAAAGTTTTTTAATACTGTTTGCATAGCCTCATAAGTATTTAAAAACACGTTTTTGTCATTTTGAATTTGATCTGTAAAATCATCTTTTAATAAACTTGCCTTATCTTCTAAATTTGTAAAGTTTGTGTTTATTAAATCTGCTAAATCTTTTCTTTTTAGAAATTCAAGATATTGCTGTAAACTTTTACCGTTATTTCCATTATAACCTATTCCTTTATAAAAGTTTTTTGTAGCTGTTAATGCGGTTATAAATAATTCTTTAGAAATGTCTTTTTTATAAAATCCTTCAACCAAGGTTACATCTGGTATACCTGTTCTTGCTCCTGATGGATTAGCTATTTTAGGGTCTCTTAATTGTTTTTCAAAAAAAGCTACAACATAAAAGTTTACTAATTTATCTACACTACTTGATATTGAATATCCATCATTTTCAATAAAAGTTTGCTTGTAACCTCCGTTCCAATCATCCTTAACTTCTTTGGATAAATTATAAACTCTGTTGCTTACATCTTTTAAGTATTGTTTATACTTAGCTGCATTTTCTGCTGTTGTGTAAAAAGTTACAGTTTCCTCATCAGTCCCTTTCCCGTTAAGTAAATAGTCTAAAGCTGGAAAACCTTGTACACTTATTAAATTAGGTGACTCTAGGTTATAAGTCCCTGACTTAGCATAATCATCTAATTGAGTAGCGTTAGTTGGTATTGTGTTCATATAACCAACCATGTTTATCTCTTGAGCCTTACCTACTTGATATAAAGAAACTTTTTGCCAAGTTACGTAAGCATTTTTCCAAGCAGTTCTTGCTTCAACTAAATTAGCTGTGCTTACTGTTGTTGTAAATTTATTTATTGCTTCGTTTAATAATTGTGTTTTCTCTACAAAATCATTGTATCCTGGAATAATCATTTGATCAGCCCAAAAAGTCAACATCTCTTTTCTATTAAAATCATCTGGGTTTGATGTACTAGGATTATCGCTACTACTTGAGCTACATGCAACGATTAAAGAAAGTACACATATGTATACGATTTTTTTCATTTTGTCTTAATTAATTTTTTATTAATCTAAATAAACACGCAAAAATAAAAAAAAATAGCCATGTAACTATACATGGCTATTTTAATTTATCTTAATTTAATGGTTTTAATCATTTAAACTAACTACATCTTCTGTTGTGAATCCAAAATAGGTTCCTAATCTAGATGCAATTTGGTCCAATTGATCGTCTGTAATAGACCATAAACCATTATCAGCTTCTAACATTGCGATAGTTCCTGCTATTTGGTTTTTTTCAACTTGTTGTCCATTAATTTCAACAAATCTTAAAGATTGTAAAAAACCGTATGCTTCTGATAATGCATGTAAACTATTTGCATCTTTAGCTCCTTTTCCTTTTAATAGGTAATGTGCAGCCATAACCCCTATTACTTTAGATACTGATGCTCTAATAGTTTCAGCTTGCTTGCTTGCTAATTCATAATCATTAGCATCTACTGCTGCTCTTCCTAATTTGAATGCATTATAAACATCATCAAAAATTCCTTTAAACTTACTATCATTATCAACACTTTTAATATATGAGTTTAGGAAGCCTTTTCTGTCGTCTAAAGAATTAACTGGTTTTGCAGGATCTTCTTCTAAACCAAATAAATACCCATAAGCTTCATCCCAACCATGTTGTAAAGCTGTATAATTTTTGGTATCATCTCCTTTGTATGGTTTTCCTGCTTCATGATCTGCTTTATTATCATCAATAAATTTTTGAGAAACATACTTGTTTATCATTTGATCTGCAATCACAGAACCTATTAATGTTTTAGCTACTGCTTGATTATACTCAACTCCTTTAGCACTTACATGAACTGTTCTACTACCTGTAGTTAATTTTCCTGCTGTACCAGCAGCAGCATCTGTATTCCAGTTAGCATATACCTCTGTTGCATGATCTTTAATCCATCCATCCATTTTTAGCCTTAACTCATCTGTTTCAACAGCATCTACGTTAGAGTTTGTAGCTGAAGCCACTGTACCTCTAAGTTTTTTTCCTGAAGTGTTTAATGATGCATCTTCAAACCCTGTACCATCTTTAAACATTTCTTCTAACTGAGCCTGAGTTTTAACGTTATCTTCAAGTGCATCCTTTAACTCTTTAGCCATTTTTAAACGTGCTACTTGTCCTGAAAAACTAACGTTGGATTTATTATCTTTTCCATTAAAAGCGTAGGTAGCTGGAGCTTCCACTGGTGGTTTTACATCATTATCATTATCGTCTGAACAAGATGTAAATACTAGAGCTGATATAGCTAACATTGAAAGAAATACTCTTTTCATTTTATTTAGATTAAGTTTTAATTAAATTTACTGGCAAATTTATGTAAGAAATTTATTTTACCAAATCTTATTAAGACTTATTTTAAATAATTTTTAACATATTTTACTTAGTTACACATGAAGTAAAATTAATCTATTTATTTTTTTCAAAAAGGTTTACAACGGCTTTACGGATATCATAAGCCATTTCATCTTTTTTTGGTTTATAAATATGCATTACATCTTTACTTTTATTTGAAAGTATAGGTATATCAAGACCTCTCAATAAATAATCTGAAAAAGCAACTGTATAGTTTTTATCTTCTTGAAGTTTTCCTTTTTTAAGAATCCATTTTCCGTTTTCTTTCTTAGCATTAAATCGTTGTAAGTAGGCACCTGTTCCTGAAGCAGCTTCTCCAAAGTCCAACACTTCTTTTAATAGACTTCCTTTGATTTCTACTTTTAAAACTTCACCTCCATAAGGCAAAACTCTGAAAATATCAACGGCATTTATATCTCCTGCTAGTACATCATCTATCCTAACAGAACCTCCGTTTACTAATGCACAGTCAACTTCGTTATTGTATGCTAAACTCATAGACTCAGCTATAATCTTACCCATATTTGTTTGAACACTTCTAATAGTACTTTCTCTTGCATCAAGAGGTTCTTTAGCTGTATATATAACTTCATAAGGATTAGAAACTACTTCTTGAATTTTACTTTGTAAAACAACCTGCCATTTATCAACTACAGCTTTTACTTTTTTATTTGAAATTATCGAATCGTTAATCTCTTTTAACTCTGACTTAAATTGAGTTTTCTTAGTTGCTGGATCATATTCAAATCTATGAATATAGACCGTTTTAGCATTTGCATCTGCTTTGGTAATTACTACCTCTCCTACTTTATCGTAACTATTGGTATGCTCATGTCCGCCCATTATTAAAGGTACATTAGGTAATAGTTTTGCTATTTCTTTGTCTTGAGTTAGCGAAGCATGGGTTAACCCAATAACTATATCAACATTATCTTTAATCTCATTATATGCCCGCTTTATTTCTTCGTACATATCTCCATAATATACATAACTCTTAGGGTTGGAAGGTATACAAACACTTATAAAACCTACTTTTAATTTTGTACCATCTGGATTTACAAATTCTCTTATATAAGAATCTTTTAAACTATGTTTTTCTCCATCAATTATTTTATGAAAATACGAGTGTTTACCATCTATGTTATGCAAAACATTAGCAGAAATCCATTCAAATTTACTCTCGTTTAATCTCGCTTGTAAGTGTGTGTAACTTAAATCGAATTCATGATTACCAAAAGCAACTAAATCAAAATTCATAGCATTCATAACTTCTACCATTTGTTTTCCTCTTACTCGTTCTCCATTATACTTCATTGTTCCAAGCAAAGAAGGTGATAAAAAATCTCCTGCCAACACTAACATTGTTTGTTCATTTTCTTTAAGTAAGTCTTGGTGTACGGTTTCCACCCGTGCCATTCCGCCATATTTATCTCCTTGTATTGGCGCTATTTCATAAACATCATTTAACTGAAGTATTGTAAAGTACGTTTTATCGGCATCTTTTGTAAACTGATATTTGTTTGTAGAAGCATTAGCTGTTTTTTTATTTAAATTACAACTAACTATAAACAATAAGATTATGGGAAATACTAAAAGAATTCTAACTTGTTTCATTTGATTTTACTTTGATAAAGAAATCAAATTTACAAATTTAGTGAAGATATTGACGTGTGTTTTGCCTAATCATTTTTCTGTATTCTACCAATTCAGGGAATTGATAAAAGAAATTTATTTTTTTATGTGCTATAGTTCTAGGCTTCTTTATTTTAGGCCTTAACACAAAAGCTGTCCAGCTTTCTACGATGTCTTCTTCTGGACTTTCTGCTGCATAGTCTGTAAGAAACTCTGTTCTGTTATTTAAATATAAATCATATAGTTTTTCTACACAATTTGCCTCTGTATAACAGTATTTTCGTTGAATAACATCCCAACGGTTTAAAAGGGCTCCTTTCCAAAAAATATTAACAAACCTGTTAATATAACTATCTTTATAAGCCTCTCCCTCATGAGTTAAATATAACTCTCCTTCTTCTTGCTTTCTTTTATTCGTTGGCCTTATTTGAGTTCTATTAAGTGTTAACAAATGTCCAAACTCATGAACTAAGGTATAAACAGACTCGTGTAATCTTCTTTTATCTTTAGTTTCAAAGTTTACATCTCTAATATCAATTTCTAATTGCCATTTATCATTTTTTGAACTCAAAGCTACTAAAGCACCTGTTTTTTCATCAACCCCATCTGTCATTAAAACAATACGCTTTATATATTTTTGAGTGAGCTCTTTTGGAAAAATTCTATTAAACTCACTCCAATAATAAGAAGCTAATTCATCACTTACAGAATGATTTTTAATTATTTTATTGCCTTTCACGTCCCATACTCCTATTCTTTCACTATCAACAGATTGAGAAAAAGCTGAAATAAAGAAAAAAAGAAAAACAATATTTAATTTCATCATTTTTTTAAAAAACTTCTAGGGCTTTATTATATGCACTTTCAAAACTCATTGGTTTTATATTAGTTATTACTTTATTTGATGTAAAGTAAGATAACAATTTCTCCGTAGGCATATTACCTGTTAAATCATCTTTAGCCATTGGACACCCCCCATACCCTTTAATAGCTCCATCAAAACGTCGACAACCTGCCTTAAATGCACTATCAACTTTTTCGTGCCACTTAATTGGTGTAGTATGTAAATGAGCTCCAAATTCTATTTGAGGGTAACTTGGTATTAGATTTGAGAATAAATAATCTATATCTTCAGGTGTTGAGCTTCCAATTGTATCTGACAAAGATAATATTTTAACACCAAACGACGAAAGTTTTTCGGTCCATTCTCCAACTATCTCAACACTCCAAGGATCTCCATACGGATTTCCAAATCCCATTGACAAATAAGCTACGACCTCTTTATTTGTTCGATTAGCAATGGCTAATACCTCTTTTAGGGTATCTATAGATTGATCAATTGTTTTGTGCGTGTTCCGCATTTGAAAGTTTTCTGATATTGAAAAAGGGTATCCTAAATAATCTATTTCTTCAAATTGTGAAGCATCATTTGCTCCTCGAACATTTGCTACAATTGCTAAAAGTTTACTTGTAGTAGTAGATAAATCTAACATCGATAAAACTTCAGCTGTATCTCTCATTTGCGGAATTGCCTTTGGTGATACAAAACTTCCAAAATCAATAGTGTCAAACCCTACTTTTAACAGTGAATTAATATACTTAGCCTTTGCCTCTGTAGGAATAAAATGACTTTTAATTCCTTGCATTGCGTCCCTTGGACATTCAATAATTTTAACACTATTCACCATTGTGTCAAATATACATATTTTGATTCATTTTTTCACTTGTCTTAATCTTCCGATCCCTAACAAAAAACAAAACACACAACACTTTAATTATCAACAAAATATCAATATAAAATTTAAAACTATAAAAAAAAAATTACTTTTATTGATGTAAACTGTCACAATTTTAAAGTTAAATTGTCTCTAGTGTAGAATGATTTTATTGGAGTCTCAACATACACATATTAACCAACTAATCGAACGCTGTAAAAAGAACGATAATGCTGCTCAGATGCAGGTTTATCAAAACTATTACAAAGCTATGTATAATACGTCATATCGTATCTTAAAAGACGAGTTTGAGGCTGAAGATTTAATCCAAGAAGCATTTTTAACTGCTTTCATGAAGTTAGATAGCTTTAAAGGTGAGGTTACTTTTGGTGCATGGTTAAAAAGAATTGTGATTAATAAAAGTTTAACCCAATTAAAGAAAGTTACTCGATATGATGAAGTACGAATGGATGTGATTCCTAGCTACGAAGTAGAAGATATTGAGATAGACTATAGTTCTTTAGAAGTTAAAAGAGTTATAAGCTGTTTGCAAAGTTTAAAGGATAATTACAGAATTGTATTGACCTTGAACCTTGTTGAAGGTTATGATTATGATGAAATCGCTCAGATATTAAATTACACCAATGAAAATGTGCGAACAACAGTATCTAGAGCAAAAAAGAAATTAAAACAAGTATTAGCAGCTAATACTAATAAAACACAAGTATATGGAGGATAAACTACATCAGTTTTTTAAAGAAAATGATTTTGATGTTTTCGAGCCTCATCAAGGACATTTAAATCGATTTCAACGAAAACTAGAGTCGCCAAAACGAGCTAAAAGACCATCTTATTTTTGGATGAGCATAGCAGCTTCAATCGTATTATTTTTAGGATTTTATCTTGGTAGTTATCAACAAAAAAACACCTATGACTTAGCTGATATTTCGCCCAAAATGGCAGAGGCTCAAAACTTTTTTGTTACAACTATAAATCAAGAATTAAAGGAAGTTGAACAATATAGGAATTTAGAAACCGAAATAGTTATTGAAGATTCTTTAAATGAAATTGAAGAGCTAGAAGACCAATACAAAACGCTCGTAAAAGAACTATCTAAAAGAGATAACAAACATCAAATCATCAGAGAAATGATACAAAATTATCAACAACGATTAGATGTATTAGAAAAACTTCTTTTACGATTAGAATTACAACAAAACCCCGCAAAATTAGAAATATTAGAAGATGAAATTATATAAAATACTTTTCCTACTGTTATTCATTCCTACTCTTTTAGTAGCTAATGATAAAAATCACGAAAAAAGCAAAAACATACGTAAAACATTTTCGGTTAACAAAAACGCAACCTTATACATTAACAATAAATATGGTAATATAAATGTAGCTACTTGGAACGAAAACAGAATAGAAATTAATGTCAAAATAACCGTTAAGGGCAATGACTTATCTAACGTTGAACGTAAGTTAAAAGCAATTAATGTTCAATTTGAAGCTACACCTAGTTTAATAGAAGCCAGAACCATTATTGAAAAAACAAAATCAAGCTGGTCTTGGTGGGGTAATAATAACACCAACTACAAAATTAACTACTTTGTTAAAATGCCAATCACCAACAATGCTGATTTAAATAATAAATACGGAAACATTGAGCTGGATAAATTAGAAGGTAAGTCTAATATTAATTGTGATTATGGTAAAATACAAATTGACCAATTATTAAATGAAACTAATAACATTAATTTAGATTACTGTGGTACTTCTGAAATTAACTTTATGAAATCAGGAAACTTAAGTGTTGACTACTCTAAGTTAACCATTCAAAAATCAGAAAATTTAAAAGTAAACGCAGATTATTCTACCATGAAAATTGGTACTGCAACCGATGTTGATTTTAATAGTGATTATGGAAGTATTTCTATAGATGATGCCTCAAACGTTAATGGTAATTCTGATTATGCTAGCATAAAAATAGGTGCTATTAGAAAAAACTTAAAAATTAATACTGATTACGGTAGTGTTAGAGTTAGAAATATTAAAAAAGGCTTTGAAAGTATTGTTATTGATGGAAGTTATGCTGGAATTAAACTTGGCACGAATAGTAATAACAACTTTACTTTTACTGTTGATTTAGGTTATGCTGGATTTGGATATCCTGAAAACTATGTAAACATGTTTAAAAGCATTAATAAATCATCTAAAAAATACTACGAGGGAACTTTTGGTAAAGGAAATTCTAATTCTACCATTACCATAAAATCTAAATACGGAGGTGTTTCTTTAAAATTAAATGATTAACCAACTTACAAATTATATTACAATGAAAAAATTAGCAATCTTATTATTATCTCTTTTTTTTAGCTTTCAAACACAAGCACAAAGCTGGTGGAATTCAAAAAAAATTAAAGGAAACGGAAACGTTACTACAGAAATTAGAAAAATCGGTTCTTTTGACAAAGTAAACATTGGAGGCTCATTTGATGTTTATTTAATTAACGGAACCGAAGGTAAAGTAACCTTAGAAGGAGAAGAAAATATTTTAAAGTATATTGAAACTGAAGTTAAAAACGGAAAATTAAATGTACACTTTAAACAAAACACCAATATTAAAGCTACAAAAAAGCTAACAGTAACTATTCCTTTTGAAAAAATTGAAGCCGTAGCTTTAGGAGGATCAGGAAATATAATTGCAAAAAAACGTATTAAGGCTGATGTAATTTCTTTTGGTTTAGGAGGTTCCGGAAATATTATAGCCAGTGTAGACGCTAATACTGTTA
Encoded proteins:
- a CDS encoding bifunctional metallophosphatase/5'-nucleotidase, whose translation is MKQVRILLVFPIILLFIVSCNLNKKTANASTNKYQFTKDADKTYFTILQLNDVYEIAPIQGDKYGGMARVETVHQDLLKENEQTMLVLAGDFLSPSLLGTMKYNGERVRGKQMVEVMNAMNFDLVAFGNHEFDLSYTHLQARLNESKFEWISANVLHNIDGKHSYFHKIIDGEKHSLKDSYIREFVNPDGTKLKVGFISVCIPSNPKSYVYYGDMYEEIKRAYNEIKDNVDIVIGLTHASLTQDKEIAKLLPNVPLIMGGHEHTNSYDKVGEVVITKADANAKTVYIHRFEYDPATKKTQFKSELKEINDSIISNKKVKAVVDKWQVVLQSKIQEVVSNPYEVIYTAKEPLDARESTIRSVQTNMGKIIAESMSLAYNNEVDCALVNGGSVRIDDVLAGDINAVDIFRVLPYGGEVLKVEIKGSLLKEVLDFGEAASGTGAYLQRFNAKKENGKWILKKGKLQEDKNYTVAFSDYLLRGLDIPILSNKSKDVMHIYKPKKDEMAYDIRKAVVNLFEKNK
- a CDS encoding HTTM domain-containing protein; this encodes MINTLQKYFKKNTEAAPLAVFRIFFGFMMFCSILRFWLNGWIEEQYIKPKFFFSYYGFEYIKPFGNYTYLLFLICAIAALFIMLGYKYRAAAITFFLSFTYIELMDKSYYLNHYYFVSLVAFILIFLPANAYFSVDAKQNEKIAYQKIPNWTIDAIKLLLGIVYFYAGLAKLNSDWLFRASPLNIWLPVQNNLPLVGFLMVKTWFHFAMSWAGAIYDLTIPFLLLNKRTRTIAFIAVIIFHVFTRILFSIGMFPYIMIVSTIIFFNPKLHHKILNTIAAIFRISKDYFDQGKTLVTTQKLTLTRKFLILFFVLQIIIPFRYLLYPGELFWTEEGYRFSWRVMLTEKAGYAEFKIIDEETKKQVYIDNSDYLTTLQEKQMSFQSDFILEFAHFLGDTYKKKGMKNPKVYVDSYVTLNGRLSTQFIDPKVDLYQQKESFKHKNWIIPFNHEIKIKGL
- a CDS encoding DUF4856 domain-containing protein; translated protein: MKRVFLSMLAISALVFTSCSDDNDNDVKPPVEAPATYAFNGKDNKSNVSFSGQVARLKMAKELKDALEDNVKTQAQLEEMFKDGTGFEDASLNTSGKKLRGTVASATNSNVDAVETDELRLKMDGWIKDHATEVYANWNTDAAAGTAGKLTTGSRTVHVSAKGVEYNQAVAKTLIGSVIADQMINKYVSQKFIDDNKADHEAGKPYKGDDTKNYTALQHGWDEAYGYLFGLEEDPAKPVNSLDDRKGFLNSYIKSVDNDSKFKGIFDDVYNAFKLGRAAVDANDYELASKQAETIRASVSKVIGVMAAHYLLKGKGAKDANSLHALSEAYGFLQSLRFVEINGQQVEKNQIAGTIAMLEADNGLWSITDDQLDQIASRLGTYFGFTTEDVVSLND
- a CDS encoding TonB-dependent receptor domain-containing protein, with the protein product MKSKLKACSIIFTLFLAVQTVVAQYTISGKIIDEKGNPINNVEVFDASGGKLAISDAQGNYKTQPLQSGNYSLVFFSYNFEIKEHALTITNKNIVENITLLKLDEELSEVIINQRLRKVFSLKRLKAVEGTAIYEGKKTEVVLLDQTVGNKAANNARQIYSQVVGLNIYENDDAGLQLNIGGRGLDPNRTSNFNTRQNGYDISADVLGYPESYYTPPAEALQEIQIVRGAASLQYGTQFGGLLNFKFNEPNKSKEFEFITRQSTGSFGLFNSFNSVGGTVDKTGYYGYINYKRGDGFRPNSEFNSINIYGHVDHKLSEKTTLTVEATYLNYLAKQAGGLNDKMFNEDPFQSNRSRNWFRVNWNLWTVKLDHNFTEDTRLSVNLFGLNASRKAIGFRGNYKSSNVSPITYVDEPFADGNYATRDLINGQYKNWGTEIRFLSNYDFRGQKNTYLLGVKYYKANNSEEQGAGSNGVDANFTFADVDAYASSNFKFPNTNVALFGEHIFKLSDKFSITPGFRLEYIKTGSNGDYKTVLWNNEDLQNGVPLPNGINTFRDDRTKERSFALFGIGASYKPSTKLEIYANASQNYRSVTFNDIRTVSPTFKVDENIDDEEGGTADIGIRGKIKNIVTYDLSGFGLFYNKRIGIFWVSSGPDAGDRLRTNVGDAFIYGFEGFTDVSLANVFKLPSNYVLNTYVNLALTQSEYTDSLEKSVIGNQVEFIPNLNLKTGVKFGYKNFLSSLQLTHLSEQQTDATHATVDSTHPSYGTIGPIPAYTIVDASFSYSYKKWKLETGVNNLLDEKYFTRRATGYPGPGIIPSSPRNWYVTLQFKI
- a CDS encoding imelysin family protein, whose translation is MKKIVYICVLSLIVACSSSSSDNPSTSNPDDFNRKEMLTFWADQMIIPGYNDFVEKTQLLNEAINKFTTTVSTANLVEARTAWKNAYVTWQKVSLYQVGKAQEINMVGYMNTIPTNATQLDDYAKSGTYNLESPNLISVQGFPALDYLLNGKGTDEETVTFYTTAENAAKYKQYLKDVSNRVYNLSKEVKDDWNGGYKQTFIENDGYSISSSVDKLVNFYVVAFFEKQLRDPKIANPSGARTGIPDVTLVEGFYKKDISKELFITALTATKNFYKGIGYNGNNGKSLQQYLEFLKRKDLADLINTNFTNLEDKASLLKDDFTDQIQNDKNVFLNTYEAMQTVLKNFKPDMMSAMSIKNTSSDADND